Sequence from the Amaranthus tricolor cultivar Red isolate AtriRed21 chromosome 1, ASM2621246v1, whole genome shotgun sequence genome:
TGAGGATTATGGCATAACACATCTTGACCTCTATAAACTTCACCTGAGGCTGGTTCATGTATTTGCTATCGTTGAGCATGTTCATTTCTTGTATAGATTCTCCATCAGGTGATGTCGGTTCGATCTCTACATATTTTGCTTTGAAGTGATGCGATTCCATTCTGCATTAAGTAATAAAAGCTGTGTGGAATATGCCTCGCCCTGAATAAGGATTTGGAGAAGGCCTAATGGTTTCAACTTTCAATATGATGCAATTTTCAGTACAAATATGTTCTATTCCCTCTTATTTCTTGGGTTATTCTTTTTTGGTTCTTGGAAGAATACCTGGTGAGGAagggaaaaaaggaaaaaaaatacccAGTGAGGAATATTTTGGAAAAATACCTAGtcttcattattttcattctcTTGTAATCATATGTCAACTTACAAGAGTCATGGTTTGGTAAATGGTGTACAAATATTTTGAGAATATAAATTATTGATGAGGGTATTTTAGATCTATTAATAATTTTTCTCTTCTTATTTTATTGGTAGTATGAATTCAAAACATGTCTTAGTCATATAaggttttattatattttacgcTATATATATCGAGCTAGGTTGTATACAATAAATTGGAGTATTCTAGAATTTTTTTTGTGTGGCTTTAAATCCCGAGATTATATTAAATTGTGAGTGAAACAGACTTCAAACTTTTGTTAGGCAAGTTGATCCTTATGAGTATGACAAGCTAGATTAATAGTCACTTGAAGTTGCATCCTTTTTGACTTAGTTTTGGTTTGCTACGGGGAGGTGGCATATTCTGCTTTCCATATGGCCGTGTTTTTTTATACTCCCTTCTTTTGTTATTGTCTTCTAGCCTTACACATTGATCCAAAGATGGTGAAGGCCAATTGTCTAGTTGCACGTGGGAAAAGCTAATGATGGAAGTGACAATTACACTTGCACATAAACATCTATCCTAAATTAGCTTGAGTTAGCAAATGCAAGAACAAAGAGAACTCCCTTAAATGGAAACTAGCAAGAATGAAGGGAGTACATGAATTTTAGTATTTATTCTAATACTAATACATTTGTTTATCTTTTGGTCCTGGCTCTCCGGGCCTCATTCATGCTTATTCTATAAGAAATTTATCTTTTGTTTAGTTGTTTTCCTATTTTTAAATGTTGGTTTGTTTGTGACTTGTGATGCCTAGAGGTCCTTAAGAACCAACCTAAAGATTATTCGAAATAACCCAAAACTGACCTCAGCTTAAAAATGACTCTAGCTTAAAAATGAAACTAGGTAACATGGTCAATAATTGCACACTAGACCTAAATTGATCTGACCCAAACCTTTAGTGATACCTGATGGCCCAATTAACACCTCTAGTGTAGTTTATCagtatcattttaattttttaacaatATTTATCCTTCACTCAGAAAGATTTTCCATCTATAGTTTGATGTTcgataaatttttttcttatttcatatGGTTTTGGGGCATATCATCTTGCAGACGAAGGGTGAAGATGTTGATGTCAACAGAGATGAACTCTCAAAGGCTTTGATGGTACGTTGTACATTTTATTCTTCTATTGATTGATCTATGCACATGAGCAATTTAATCTATCCCTAGTGTACTTATGTACTATTATGctttcatttgaattttaatgTGTGCTTGGAGTCATGGAACTTTGTTCATTCCTACAAAACCAATAGATTCATAATTATTTGGTTTATAATTCAGATTATAACTAATGGTTTATTTAAATCATGTGTACTTTATTTATAGGAAGTTATCAATGATGTTTGCAATCAAGATTTGAATCGGAATATACCTCTGTCTCTTTGTTATAAAAGTATGACTGCGTACATCCAACTCTCTAATCTTGCCTAGACCGGAGACACTTagtggcattggggtaatgcaATTTGTTGTAGTCTTGGAACTAAATTTAAAACATTGTAGAGTCTGCCTTTTCTCTATGATGTATTTGGCGTTTTGAGCTCGCAAATTTTCAGGAAGttgatttgtttcttttttgACAATATATAAGTGCCTAATGATGTATTATGTATGTTGATATTTTATATAACAACCTATATTAATCTATAAAATTGATGTGATGTTTTAGGCATTTTATCTCATTATCTCTACATTATGTCTTATTTTAGGTTCGTGAACATGATGGTGTGCTTTTGTGAAGCTTGTTACCAAAGCCAATCTATGCTACAGTTCCCTAAGATATCTAAACTTGGACATTGTAATGTCTTTACTCGTCACTGTTAAGATGCCTTCCCAACTTGGGAAAGGGACAATTCTTATACAGTATTCTAACTAGCATTATTTTTTGTCCTGTGAGTTATGAACTTGTGATGTTGCCCAGCCTATAAAAGTCCTGAAACACCTTCTCCGTAGGATATATTGGGAACCTTGCACTCTTTCAACCTGAATTTATGTGTATTTGGTGATTTATTTTAAGACAAGTTTGTTTGACCACAATTAAAGCAGTTTTGAGCAGGAGACTTTTATGCATTTTTCTGTTAGGCTTAATGGCTATGCACTCTACATTGTTACTATTCTCCAAATGTTACAGCATGATGCTCTGGAAGGGTGCAACTGATACCTGGAATGTTGGCGTGTTAATGGTTTATAAGAGACGTGTAGTTATTTGAGTATCCAGTACTCCAGTATCATCTTAACTCCAATTTGTTAGGTGTTGAAGGATCTGAAGCTTGAGAAAGTGATGTCAACAGTTGCTATCACTAAAATTGCAGCTTTGCGTATCCCTTTTTGCAAGATTACAGCCATGTATATGTTGAGCCTGATCTTGTAGCATTATCCAGGACACTTGCGCATATACCAAGAGGGTGGGGTTTTATGCTTGGTTCTTGCAATTGGTGTGGATATACCTTGTCATGGTGCAAAGATGCCATCATGACCAATCTGATTGGAGGGTTCCCTTCCACCTGAATATGTTCACTGGGGTTGGGCAATTCTGAGTGTCGgagttattttaaatttgtgtattGAGAAATACAATCTTTAGTGAACTTCAGGAGTCGGGAcccaatatttttcttattcctACTGCTCTTTTGATCTCTCTgatttgagaattgagattcatatgcaaatatttttttcttagtttCTTACCATTTTCCATAAATTTATCTAGTCGTGTTCTAAATTTACAGCTGGCATTTTCTGCATCGCCCTTTTTTGAGCCGTTTGCCATTCCCTTGCTTTTGGAGAAACTTTCGTCCAATCTGCCAATAGCGAAGGTTAGTGAAAAGCGCACACTCAATTCCTTTTATGCCTTACTGCTGCCAATTTAAGGTTTTATATTGCTATTGCTCTTTCTGAGCCAAAGTTTATATCGGTAGATTGATTCACTGAGGTATCTAAGCTACTGCATTGTGAAGTATGGGCCTGAAAGACTAGCAAAGCATGCAGGAGCTATATGGAGCTCTTTGAAAGCTGCACTTTGTGATTTTCAAACAGATGTTTCAACCCTGGCTTCAGATTTATCAAATAGTATGGGTTTCCAAGAGAGTGAAATTACAAAAGAAGCTTTAGTACTTCTTCAACAGGTTGCCTCACAACAGAGCAATAGCTTTGTGAACTTAGTTCTTGAAGATAAGGACATAAATGGCCTTTTAAACTATATTTCTGTTTCTGGAAGTTATAAATCTGTTCCGCCTTTGAATGAGCAGAATCTTCGTTCAGTTGGTCGTGTTTTCTCTGTTTTAGCAAAAGCGTCAACAACTTCTTGTAATTCAGTGTTTGATACTCTTTTCCTCCGTCTATTGGACAATCTTGGAGCTTCTGTCAGTACTTCAAAGGATATGCTAGCTGTAGATTCTAATTTATCGTACCAGGGATTGAATTTCTGTGCTGGTTATATATGCGTTGAAATCCTTGGTGCATGTCGAGAATTAGCTGTTACTTCTGTTCGAGAGACTGCGAATTATAACTTTGTTGAAGATGCATGGTGCCAGACACTTGCGAGATATTCTTATTCATTGATGAAGGCATTCATCTCAAATTTGGAATCAAGCACTGCTAAGATGTATCATGATGAGGATGTTTCTCTACGAGGTGATTTATCTAGATTGGAAATGCTTAAGTGTCATGAATGACTAGTTCAGTTTTTTTTGAGTACAAACTCCAAAATTATAGTGGATAAAAGGGTCGATGTATGTATGATGTATTTATCCCCCCTTCCATTTTTGAAGCCCACTAAACCATCCTTCTGCCTCATTTTTTCATTAGCATTTTCACTTCTTTTTCTTCAGGATGGGTTGAATAGCTTAATATTGGGGGTGAAAGGGAACAAATAGTAGCAAAAATTTCATTCAGTCTAGGATGATAAAAAGTGTTTATCTTATGAAACTCAAGCAAAATTAAATTTGTGTGCACATCTTTCATGTTCTTTATCAAGAGAATTCTCATCAGcaaggttttttatttttttttattttatttattttttttttcttatgatTAAAGGGTATGCTAAGGGAAGGTAAGAGCTAGATGAGAGTCAAACCTAGGCCCTTTACCCAGGAAAAGTGGTAATTGCTTCAACTGAGAGTGGATCGATTCTCGGCAAGTTATTAACTGATATGTTCATCCGAAACTTCATTGTTAAACTATCTCTAGTTCAATTGACATGGCCTTTTCCTTTGTAAGCAGAAAGCATGTTTGCTAAAGTTTTGCCAACTGCCAAAGGCTGTCTGGGATTTTAGTGCACCATTCACAAGCTACTGTTATACCATATCATTAAGCATAGGGTCCTTTACAATATCGGAGAAAGCATTCATCAAACTGAAGTGAAACTACTAGACCATGTTATTCTTATCtctcttttattaatatttgtttCTGTGCTGCAGTGAAGGGTCTTCAGATTCTGGCTACATTTCCTGGACATTCCGTTCCTGTGTCAACAACAACTTTTGATACTATTATGGGTATATTTGTATCAATcgtcaataataattttaacatgCCCACTCTATGGAATGTATCACTGAATGCACTAGCGGAAACTGGTACATTTCTGTACGAATATCCATACTCTGAGAAGTTGCTAAGCTACACATCTACTGTTGTTGAGAGGCTGATTTCTCTAATCTCGTCTGACGATTCAGCTATTCCTTTCTCTTTGCTTTTAGAAGCACTTTCTAAAATTGGTGCTACTGGGCACACAGTGTTGTTGAAAATTGTTCAAGGGATGCAAGACACGATTTCAGTCAAGTTTGCAAAGTTCTATGTATGTTAGTCTACCTTTAAATAATTTGTTGGCATGTTGCATCATATTTTCAGATGGACTTTTTTCTGCTTGTATTTTCCTACCTTTGAAGCACCTCAACAAGCTGATGATGCCTTTGCCTTTTTTCAGCTTGATGGAGATGTGAAAGTGTGTGCAGACCTGGTGCAGCTTCTAGATTGCTACTCTATAAAGTTACTTCCATGGTATTTACCTACTACGAAGTGTTTCTATTTTAGTCAATTCTTTCTTTAGTGAACTTACAATCTATTTCCAAACTGTTCAATGCTATTTGTTGAATGATTTCAGTAATTCTACTTTTAAAATATGTGAAACCTTATCTGCTAGCCTGCAACACAGAGGAACATTAAATTTGTAATCTGAACAGGAATGAGACTGTCCATCTATTGCTGACTTGAGGATTGAATATGTGAAATTTTAAAGAACCTGGTGTAACTTCTGCGTTTGTCGCCATTCTGGAGTCTCGACTTACATGGACTTGGTTATATGTTGAGTGTTCTATGGACGTTAGCATGGGTTAATTTGCAAGAATGCATTGTTGGAACTTGGAATTCATTTCATTTGCTTCAGTAGTTCAGTCTCTTAGTCTAATATCACATTTGGAATGCCTATattgtatatagtatatatggtACCAAGGAACTGATCCTGTGCATCATCTCtattttttaagtttcttaACTAATTTGCATaggaaaaagaagcatttgGTTTATGCTAATGATTGCTTGCTTGACTACTAGTAGTTTGAGTATGCAGGAATTATTTATTTCACATTGAATTTCTTTTATAATGGaaatattcaatatattttttataaatttggaAAACGTGGATTGGTAATAGTATGTAAATCAATGTATAGACGGAACATGTGTAAGGGAGATTTTCTCTTTTTCATAACTTTCTATGCCTTGTAAGTTCTATTTGGCTTGTTTCTGGTTAGAAAAAAGGAAATAGAGGAGACACATGAAGCCTTTGTCAAATAGTAGTATAATATATTGATTGTAAAATGAATTTGCAACTTGCAAAGATTCCTGcaagattttttgtttatttattttttgttgtatttatTAGAGACCATCCTTTTAGAACTTGTTTGGTTTAAATATTGACTTGTGAAAGATTGTCTATAGAGAATTACAGACCATAGTGCAAAAGTAAGGCCGCATAATATCATGATGGAAGTTGTAAAAGTTTCAAATTTACCCAACCGATACTACCCACATTGAAAAGGTATAAATAATGGTTCTAGGCGGTTTTAAGGGAATATTATGGTTGTGGCCATATTTTTTGGGTATGACAGCTGCATCTCTGTTACCACATCACTGTTACTGTAATTGCAATCAAACTGCACTTTTGCACAACAATAGAGACCAACTTATCAAAACCTTTGATTTTCACAAGCCCATTTTATCCTACTGTCAGAATCAAATGATACTGAATCTTCTTTTGTTTCCTGCCTTCACTTTCACCTTAATATTTCCTCCATTGCATGTCAAATTCCTTTATGCTATGTTTGGGaataatgatttcatttgaaaatttggaattgGCTCAAAtctattgtttggcaaatcaaaaatttttaaatttggatttgaatcaaattccaTCGTTGTTttcaaagtagttaaaattgagattttgaaaaatgactacccaaacctggtcattctcaaattcttcatttatgatttcataattaaaattcataatttgaaatgaaatacttgttcccaaacactacattaTGTGAAACAACGGAAGTGTGTGGAATGCTAGAAAGTGACCCCTGGACTATGTAATCTGTTTAACTTGCAAAAGAATTGAAAGTTTCCTGATCATCAAGCTTGTTAGAAACCTTTTTTAACGCAATTTATATTGTGTGGTTATTTTAGGAATTAATGCGGTTAACCAGAGGCATTCAGTTATTTTAGTTACCTTCCATATATTGTGGAATACTGTTATTAtacttttagtttttttgtGTTCCCAACATTTTGCTATCAATATACATAACTATCCTGCGTATTCAATGTTACTATCAAAGACAGTAAAAACATGAAATCTTGACATTCTTCTCATATTTGTTTAGGTTTCACACAGTTGAGGGCTCTGAGAGTTTGCTTTTGAGGTTTGCCATTGATATATGGGATCAAATTGAAGCAGCCACAGCAAGCAGTTTTATTGTTGAGGGAAAGGTGAGTAGTTATATTCATCTACAATCCTCAAAATTATGGTCCTCTCTACTGTGTGCACATGCTTGCTCCACTCCTCTACATGTTATATAAATTTTCTTCTGGTTTAGCCTCTTCTAGATGCAACGAGATTGGCTCTAAAACTGGCTGTTGCTATGCTGTTGGAGGAAGGTCAGCTGCAGATCACTGAGAAAGCTTTTGATGTGATTTCATCAAATTTGTCTTTTGTACCCAATTCCAAGCTAGGAGAGTTGAAAATATCAGGAGATCCAGATGGTTTTTTGTGCAGAGATGAGTGGCTTACATCACTGTTTGCATCTGTCGTTATTGCACTTCGTCCTAAAACGCTTATTGGTAACTTTAGAGCTGTTATAGAGTTACTGTTGACATCTTTCATAAAGGGTCAAGTGGCATCGGCTCAAGCATTGGGTTCAATCATCAATAAGATGCCGTTGAAGAATGATGACATGCACGATTTTAGCTACCTTGACCTGGATGCTGCTTTGTCATTGATTTTAGAAAGTATTTTAGGACGTTACAGTAAGCGTATACTTTCAAGTAGTTCTGAGATTGATTCTGGTGAGCTTTGTCCAAATGTGTCTATTGGTCTTCCGCTTCAAGGCAAATCTATCTCTGGGCTTGCATGGATAGGGAAAGGACTGCTAATGAGGGGACATGAAAAGTTAAAagatataactatgattttcttcAGTTTTCTAGTCTCAAACACTGAATCAGAAGCCTTAACTGGCGATAAAAGTTTGTCAGCAGAAGGGGAGATACCACCATTGATGGCAAATTATGCAGCAGATGCATTTAACATTCTTATGAGTGATTCTGAGGATTGTTTGAATAAAACATTTCATGCAATTATAAGACCTCTTTACAAACAGCGGTTTTTCTCTACTGTAATGCCAATTTTGCTGTCTGCAGTGAAGAAGACCCAGTCCCATTCAATGAGGTACCAATTATGTAACATTTTAACCCCATGTTATCTAACTCTCCTCATCCATCAttgttaatttgatatatttttctgGAATTACTCTTCACTTTCATGATTTATCGATGTTGAATCTTATATGTGAATTCATGATTCTAAATTTGGTTCTTTagcaatataataataatgtggAGGGAAAAGGCTTTCATAGGGATTGCAGCTATTACTTATTACCTTTAAAGGGTTGAAAAGACCTGGATTGACTCTGTTTCTTCGTTTAGGGTGTCGGTTGTCACCCTATGCCGCAATTTTGGTCTTGCATAGTTACAATTGTATCATTTATTAAGTTGATAAACTTTTTACATTCCAAAATTTCGGTTAATTCTTTATCTGCCTGAATATGAGAAGGGACATAAgttgaattatatttttttaagttgaaGTTTCTGTTATTCTAAAGAGCCATCTTGAGTCTGTTCAGGTTCTCTTAGTTCTGTAGGTACTGATTCTGCTGCCAACTTTTATGTAGATCTGTCAGCTGGCATACATCTCAGATCATAATGCCGAAATATGTGTTTTGTCTTTGTAGCTATGCCAACTTCGAGTTACTTTATCTTTTAATGCTTTGCTAGTTCTGATTATTGACTAATGAGTAATGATAACCTAGCTTCGgctatatttttctttgtattaTCAGATCTATGCTTTACCGAGCAATCGGACATGTTATTTCAAACACACCAGTAGCAGCTATCCTGATAGAAACTAAGAaggttttgattttttgaaaagCCTTTGAGCTTATCCTTTATGTTTCTTCTTTCTATCTTGACAACATGTCTCGAGTAGTAATAGAGATTTTTTGACGATCTTTGCAGGTTCTTCCTGTACTCTTGGATGCTATCTCTGCCCTTAGTGAGGACAGTCTTGACAAAGATATGATCTACAATCTCTTGCTGGTCATTTCTGGTCTTCTAATGGATAAAAATGGTATGTTATATTCTATGCCACAGGTGATAACTAAATCCTAACATTCTGTAAAATGTAATGGATACAGTTAGTAGCTTTCAAGAAAGTTTTGGTGATGGGTATTTGAACCGATTAAAGAATGCATATttacaatgtgtttcaaagagACAAACACTCCATTTTGGGTATTGTGATAAGTATGTAAGGGTTTCTGGGTCGCCACATAAAAGCGGCATGTCACATCGTCCAAATTGTGGAGTCTAATGAGCAAGGCTTTACACTTCACCCGGATGTATTGTCAAATTGCTTTACACTTCACCCGGATGTATTGTCAAATATGAAAGGATTGGTATTGCCTGAAAGCAACAAGTCACATCTTACGAATCTAGTTTCAAACAAACAAAGACTATTTGGTCTTAGGCATAAGAGACAAAGGAAAAGAATTGCATCTAAGCTAAGATTTGCATTTTGGAAGAACTCTTTTAGGGAAGTAGTAAGCAGTTTTAGAAGTTATGGAAAACATAAGATCAACATTATTTGCAGGTTTAGAAGTTATGGAAAGCATTCAAATGAGAGAAAATATACATATTGTGGTATTATGGGCAAGATAAGAAGAGAAATAGACTTGGTATTATTATGGACAAGTGTTTATCAAGGTTGTGGTATATGTGTAtagaataaataatattatgttgATGAAATTTGTGCATGTAAGAGAAATATTGAATGTCATTATTGCATATGTGCATCAAACGGGAAGTTAAGGAAACACTTAAAAGAAAACTTTAGGAGGCATTAGATGGTGTATGAGGAAAATATTAcagtaaaatattaaaaaaaaaaagaaaaaaaaaaagaaagaggtCGAAGGGATCATGGAGTATATGAGATGGCAAATTTTGTACCATATCTTCTAACTTCTCAATTTTCTATATATTGATCATGagttttttgaattttacaaaataactCTTTATTATGTTTAAGAATCCATGACGTtgtgttaaaaaaatttgaaaattcttataagtttgtaaaaaaatatcttCAAGTTTAATCCTTTAGTATTAAGAGAGTTCAACAGCCAACGCTTGTGTGTTCTTGGAAAATTAGGATGGATTGAATTTGGACCCATTTAATACATTTGTCTCCATCAGTTTGTGTTACTCACACAccattttattcatttatccTTAAGTATTAAGCTTGTTTTTGCTCGGTTGAGATGCCATTTTTCAATTTCAGTTATCAATATAATGCTGACGTTTCTCTGGTGAAACGCTTGAGCCCCGAATGTGAGCTGAATATTTCTCTTGCTTGAATCAGCAATAGAAACACCGCCCTTTTCTGATCATGTAAGGATTTGTGCTTGACCACTTGAGTACTCTTTAGAGTAGTTTTGATTGGTTGAACTTCTTTTGGGTGATAATCTATGTTGGGATTGATTTGGAACTTCTCAATATAACAAAATTGTTGCTATTTTGAAAATCAAAACTGACATAACACTGTCTTGTAAAGAGAGTTGCAGGTTTCTCTTGTTTGATATCAATTGGAAACATTATTAATGGTTTTGGTTTGCTGAAAGGTCACATAAATCTTGAATGCAATATTGAAGTTTTATTTTGtagatttcaaaattttcacGTTTACATTGATTTGCTATTATTTGAAAGGTAATTGCTTGCATGGTTTTGATATTCATCGACTTGTTTTGTGCTACGCCTTGATTTTGGATGCAGTTTTTTTGGAGGTTAGAAGTAGTTGTATGAAATTAATTCATTGTAGATTCTTGGTGGGCTAACACTTGTTCTCTTTGTAGAATACATCAACAGCTACAAGTCATTTTACGAATATTGCTATATGTTCTGTCATTGATGCTACGTTATTATGTGTTTTTACCATTTTCCTCAGACACGAAATGAATATACTTCTACCTTTTTATTATTCGGCAGGACAAGACGTTACCGTGGAGAATGCTCATGTCATAATAAACTGCTTGACTGGACTGCTCTCTTACTCCCATAAGATGGTAATAATGTAGCTCACTTAGCCTTGTCTATCATCTTTTATATAAAATGTTTAGAGACTGTCTGGAATGCCTAACTGCATGTCATACAGAAactttctgaatttttttattttatactccctTCATTTCACAACAagtgtctcatttctattttgagCAATTTCACTACGAGTGTCCCTTCTTGCTATTTAAAAAGTTATTTGTGTTTCATATTTTTGTTTGGCTCCCATAAAATTTCCCTACAAAAAACTTTCATCCTCCAACTTGCATTTTCTTATACTTTGcacaaaactaaatgggacccTTGCTCTAAGAGAGTAAATTactaattttctttgttctGTCCATGGAAGCTCAGAGGCATTGGTTGCTGACCTTGTTCCTTTGTTGGTGTAATATTTCTTAGATTTCTGCTTTTTCTGTCATGTCTTCCTTTCTTTCAATTAACAAATGATAGTTAATATGCTTCTGGATACTCATTGGCAAGGTTATCTCAGATATCAACTTGATTAATGATAGAGTTTCTTCTGATAAACCATTAAATTTTAGTCTGAAGTAGGTAGCTTTTTTTTACCAGTATAGAAGAGAAGCCTCATTTTTTGAAATCAAACATTCTGGATTTTCAAAATCACCAACTTAGAATTGTGACTTCTGCCAATCGAGTTCTGGGTTTGGATTGGAGTGAAAAGTAAGGCCATTATGGCTGAGGGATGTGAGCATAATTTGATGCTTTAGTATGTCATATGTTGTATCTCTAGTCATAAGAGATGATCTCCGGTCCACAATTCCACAGAGTACTCTCGACTCTACAGTATTACAGTACCATTTAATGGGTTTAAAACCCAGAATGAGATTCAAATGTCTTTAACATATTACCAGGGGATTTACTATTTGTAATGTAAGGATAGGAGTT
This genomic interval carries:
- the LOC130799567 gene encoding MMS19 nucleotide excision repair protein homolog isoform X2, yielding MEPKSFLVKQIESFVDSSASSSQQAANVSSIASLLKNGAITMEFLVREMEMYLTTTDHILRARGILLLAEVLEHLRSKPLDNASIHTLVGFFTERLADWRALRGALVGCLALVRRKFDAGVVTEADAKLLAKSFLENLQVQSLGQLDRKMCFELLECLIERYPKSISLQGDHVVYGVCEAIEGEKDPQCLMHVFCIVEGLAKIFPEPSGPLATFAEDLFDIIGCYFPIHYTHTKGEDVDVNRDELSKALMLAFSASPFFEPFAIPLLLEKLSSNLPIAKIDSLRYLSYCIVKYGPERLAKHAGAIWSSLKAALCDFQTDVSTLASDLSNSMGFQESEITKEALVLLQQVASQQSNSFVNLVLEDKDINGLLNYISVSGSYKSVPPLNEQNLRSVGRVFSVLAKASTTSCNSVFDTLFLRLLDNLGASVSTSKDMLAVDSNLSYQGLNFCAGYICVEILGACRELAVTSVRETANYNFVEDAWCQTLARYSYSLMKAFISNLESSTAKMYHDEDVSLRVKGLQILATFPGHSVPVSTTTFDTIMGIFVSIVNNNFNMPTLWNVSLNALAETGTFLYEYPYSEKLLSYTSTVVERLISLISSDDSAIPFSLLLEALSKIGATGHTVLLKIVQGMQDTISVKFAKFYLDGDVKVCADLVQLLDCYSIKLLPWFHTVEGSESLLLRFAIDIWDQIEAATASSFIVEGKPLLDATRLALKLAVAMLLEEGQLQITEKAFDVISSNLSFVPNSKLGELKISGDPDGFLCRDEWLTSLFASVVIALRPKTLIGNFRAVIELLLTSFIKGQVASAQALGSIINKMPLKNDDMHDFSYLDLDAALSLILESILGRYSKRILSSSSEIDSGELCPNVSIGLPLQGKSISGLAWIGKGLLMRGHEKLKDITMIFFSFLVSNTESEALTGDKSLSAEGEIPPLMANYAADAFNILMSDSEDCLNKTFHAIIRPLYKQRFFSTVMPILLSAVKKTQSHSMRSMLYRAIGHVISNTPVAAILIETKKVLPVLLDAISALSEDSLDKDMIYNLLLVISGLLMDKNVINIMLTFLW
- the LOC130799567 gene encoding MMS19 nucleotide excision repair protein homolog isoform X3, with the translated sequence MCFELLECLIERYPKSISLQGDHVVYGVCEAIEGEKDPQCLMHVFCIVEGLAKIFPEPSGPLATFAEDLFDIIGCYFPIHYTHTKGEDVDVNRDELSKALMLAFSASPFFEPFAIPLLLEKLSSNLPIAKIDSLRYLSYCIVKYGPERLAKHAGAIWSSLKAALCDFQTDVSTLASDLSNSMGFQESEITKEALVLLQQVASQQSNSFVNLVLEDKDINGLLNYISVSGSYKSVPPLNEQNLRSVGRVFSVLAKASTTSCNSVFDTLFLRLLDNLGASVSTSKDMLAVDSNLSYQGLNFCAGYICVEILGACRELAVTSVRETANYNFVEDAWCQTLARYSYSLMKAFISNLESSTAKMYHDEDVSLRVKGLQILATFPGHSVPVSTTTFDTIMGIFVSIVNNNFNMPTLWNVSLNALAETGTFLYEYPYSEKLLSYTSTVVERLISLISSDDSAIPFSLLLEALSKIGATGHTVLLKIVQGMQDTISVKFAKFYLDGDVKVCADLVQLLDCYSIKLLPWFHTVEGSESLLLRFAIDIWDQIEAATASSFIVEGKPLLDATRLALKLAVAMLLEEGQLQITEKAFDVISSNLSFVPNSKLGELKISGDPDGFLCRDEWLTSLFASVVIALRPKTLIGNFRAVIELLLTSFIKGQVASAQALGSIINKMPLKNDDMHDFSYLDLDAALSLILESILGRYSKRILSSSSEIDSGELCPNVSIGLPLQGKSISGLAWIGKGLLMRGHEKLKDITMIFFSFLVSNTESEALTGDKSLSAEGEIPPLMANYAADAFNILMSDSEDCLNKTFHAIIRPLYKQRFFSTVMPILLSAVKKTQSHSMRSMLYRAIGHVISNTPVAAILIETKKVLPVLLDAISALSEDSLDKDMIYNLLLVISGLLMDKNGQDVTVENAHVIINCLTGLLSYSHKMLVRETAVQCLVAVSGLPHARIYPMRAQVLRALSKVLDDPKRTVRQEAVRCRHAWASIA
- the LOC130799567 gene encoding MMS19 nucleotide excision repair protein homolog isoform X1, with the translated sequence MEPKSFLVKQIESFVDSSASSSQQAANVSSIASLLKNGAITMEFLVREMEMYLTTTDHILRARGILLLAEVLEHLRSKPLDNASIHTLVGFFTERLADWRALRGALVGCLALVRRKFDAGVVTEADAKLLAKSFLENLQVQSLGQLDRKMCFELLECLIERYPKSISLQGDHVVYGVCEAIEGEKDPQCLMHVFCIVEGLAKIFPEPSGPLATFAEDLFDIIGCYFPIHYTHTKGEDVDVNRDELSKALMLAFSASPFFEPFAIPLLLEKLSSNLPIAKIDSLRYLSYCIVKYGPERLAKHAGAIWSSLKAALCDFQTDVSTLASDLSNSMGFQESEITKEALVLLQQVASQQSNSFVNLVLEDKDINGLLNYISVSGSYKSVPPLNEQNLRSVGRVFSVLAKASTTSCNSVFDTLFLRLLDNLGASVSTSKDMLAVDSNLSYQGLNFCAGYICVEILGACRELAVTSVRETANYNFVEDAWCQTLARYSYSLMKAFISNLESSTAKMYHDEDVSLRVKGLQILATFPGHSVPVSTTTFDTIMGIFVSIVNNNFNMPTLWNVSLNALAETGTFLYEYPYSEKLLSYTSTVVERLISLISSDDSAIPFSLLLEALSKIGATGHTVLLKIVQGMQDTISVKFAKFYLDGDVKVCADLVQLLDCYSIKLLPWFHTVEGSESLLLRFAIDIWDQIEAATASSFIVEGKPLLDATRLALKLAVAMLLEEGQLQITEKAFDVISSNLSFVPNSKLGELKISGDPDGFLCRDEWLTSLFASVVIALRPKTLIGNFRAVIELLLTSFIKGQVASAQALGSIINKMPLKNDDMHDFSYLDLDAALSLILESILGRYSKRILSSSSEIDSGELCPNVSIGLPLQGKSISGLAWIGKGLLMRGHEKLKDITMIFFSFLVSNTESEALTGDKSLSAEGEIPPLMANYAADAFNILMSDSEDCLNKTFHAIIRPLYKQRFFSTVMPILLSAVKKTQSHSMRSMLYRAIGHVISNTPVAAILIETKKVLPVLLDAISALSEDSLDKDMIYNLLLVISGLLMDKNGQDVTVENAHVIINCLTGLLSYSHKMLVRETAVQCLVAVSGLPHARIYPMRAQVLRALSKVLDDPKRTVRQEAVRCRHAWASIA